TTGAAGAGATTATCTTGCAGCATCATTTCGGTCAGGAGGTGCTATTTTTTAAAAAAATCCAGCACCGGCTCTAAAAGACCTGTAAATTTGAGCGCGATAAACACAATACATAAAATAGTAAAAAACAAGCTGATTTTCCCCGTCTTTTTTTCTTATCATTTCGATCTTGGTCTGTCATAAATGATTCTCCTTTGGTTTATTTATAGTAATTTGAGTACTCTTGTAGATCATGGCTATAACTGTTAAAAAAGCAATTAGCAGTATAATAACTGCCTGAATAGATAAACTATTATTTTCTACGGTATGCATCAGAAATCCGTAAAGGATGCTAAATAATATCAGTAAAGGAATATTCCATACTAAAATGTAATAGAAAATAGTCCGGGCCAAAGATCCATCATACCTGTAGCCGGCAGAGTTTTTGTTGCTTTTGTGAATAACACGTGATACCAATACTTTTGAAGATATATAAGACATCAACAGCAATTGAACAAGACTAAAGAGTATAAATTCCCAGCGGACAGACTCGGCTATACAAATTAAAATGACAAAAGTGCCAGAGACCAAAGTTGAAAGAATAAAAAGGAGGATACACCGGCTTTTGAACAAACTTTCTATGTCAAAAGGTATTGAAAACAATAAATCCGTATGATCAAGATCATCTGTTTGAAGCAGACTCAAAGTGATGGCCGTGATTATCGCAGTAAATACACTTATAAAAATTGAAAAAAATACGCCTGATGAAGCAAATTGGATTTTGATTTCAAGCACACTGGTAAACAAGACAGGTGTTATGTACACCGAAAATAATTTAGGTGACCTAATAAGATAGAGAATGTCTTTTTTGAGGAAAAAATTTTGTACATACTTATTCAGGGCCACAGAGATTTTGCTTATGTAAAATGATTTTTCCAAATCCCTGGATGAAACAGATAATAACCCTTTCTTATAACAATAACCGGTTAAAGAATAAGCCAAAAACAACAGGATGATCATATTGGCAATTGAAATCAAAGTAAATATTCCCGCATTTGCACCATTAATTTGATTGGCCAGCAAATACTCCGGATACTTAAATAAGACGTGAAAAATCCCTCTAATCCAGTAGTCATGTACCAAGAAGAAGGATTTATAATTTTGTAAAAACACAATTATGGCTATAACTCCAACTGATGCTATTGTCATCAATGTATAAGCTACTGTTTTTAATCCCTTTCCTTTAGTAAGGATGTAAGCAAAGGCAAATAGAAAATGTGCAAAAGAGCTTGATAATATGGCTGTAGCCACGATTTGGGGGATTGTTATTAAAACAATTCCCAAGTGTATGTTACCAGCAAAATAATTGGCTGTGACAAATGGGATCATGAATAAACAGCCAATTATTAATACGTCAAAAACGATGATAAAAAATCTCGAAAGGATGATTTGAGAGTTTCTGATAGGTACAATGAGCAATATTTCACGTTCCGGTGAAAGAAAATATTCCTTATAATATTTTTTTATGGAAGATGATAACGAAATAACACAGATAAAAGCAAACACACTCAATGAATATTTATTCATGTTTTGCTGAATACTCTGAGGAAACAATTTGATAACAAAATACACAATCGTCGTTATAACAGCAATCAAAATAAAAAAAGCAACCTTATCAGCTAGTGCCTCTGCACTGGACCTTCTATGGTTACTATTAAGTTTGTATTTGAACGTTAAGTATTTAATGAAATTCATGCAGTTTCACCTCATTTCTCAACAACCGATAGCAAGTAATCCTCAACAGAAGTGACCGTTTTACGTATATCATTTACTGCAATGTTATTTTTGACAATTCTCCCTTTATCAATAATCGTCACAGTATCTGAAATCTCTTCTATAGTATCCAAAGAATGGGAAGAAAGAAAAACCGTTCCTCCATTTTGGGTATATTCATTTAACATCGTTTTAAATTGTTTCATACTTAAGGGATCGAGACCCAAAGTAGGTTCATCGTATATCAGGAGTTTCGGATTATGGATAATAGAAGATATAATGGCAACCTTCTGTTTATTTCCTCTTGATAGAGTTTTTATGAGTGTATTTTCATATTCTTCCATTTCATAATGTTCAAGGTATTTATGAATAGTTGACTCAATTTCCTTCATATTATCCATACCATAAAGATATGCAATGAAATTCAAATGCTCAAAAACTGTAAGCTTTTCGAAAACAGCTGGATAATCCGGACAATATCCTATATGCTTTTTATATTCAGGATTTTGGTGATCTATCTTGTTGTTTAAAAAATATACCTCGCCCTCATCCGGTAATTCAATACCCATAATAATCTTGATAGTGGTTGATTTTCCGGCACCGTTTCTACCTAAATACCCGCAAATGGTTCCGCTTTTTATACGAAGAGAATCTATGCTAAGAGCGTATTTTCCATTGTATTTTTTTTTGACTTCTTCCATTCGTAAGATATTCAAAATAGCAATCTCCTTCACAGGCTTGGGTAATTTATAGTAATGACAACATTTTCCATATTACCCATCAAGTGTAAAATCCCTATCATCTGATGGATAATAAGTTTATTTCATTAATTGACAAATATTATAGTTTTAGAGATGCAATGTAGCCAGAAACTATCATTGCATCTCTTTTACTACTAACTTATTTGATTATGAATCCGGATTAATATTCAAGAATCATTTTAATAATTTCATAAATTGAGTATCCTTTTACGAACCAATCAATAACTTTTTGCGGGTTGTTTTTAATAAAGGCAAGGATTTTTGCTGTTTCGGCTGCAGTTTTCTTTCCTGCTGCAGCAGCAAACTCGGCTGCCCACTTTAAGAATGATACAACTTTATTCCAAGGAACTTTTTTTACAAGAGCTTTTAATGCAGCTAGAATTGCAGACATTGATCTTCCTCCTACAATGTTTTTTTCCAAAGGCCTTTGGTTAAATCTATAATATATTCAAAATTTACAATATTCAACATATTTGGAAGGTTATTTCGTTTGTCCGAAATTTTTAAATTTGCAGAGTTTAAACAACTTATGGCAGTTGAACTATTGGACAACTGATGATGGCCGGAAATTCCCTCATCTAAGATGCAATTCAGCTCACTTGAATCTACACGGAAACTTTTTCCGTTGGAATAAACTTTTAGGTGATCGCTTGAAGGGTTAATAGCATCATACATTCCGAATGGATCGTTCATTCTAACAAGTGAATGGATTATGCATACCCTAAAATCAGCCAGAAGATCAAATTGAAAAAGATGATCCCTGATGAAATGATGAAATCAGGAGCCATCTTTTTAATGTTTAAGAACCTCTTTTGATAATCCGCAATTAGGGGAGTTTAAGGAGTCAATGATTACAGCTTGCCTTTGAGATTTCAGCATTTCGGATCAGAGCCCCCCTTTATATCAGGCCCTAAAAAAATTATGTAATGTGGAAAGGCAACTAAAAACAGACAAACAAGGCAGCTGCAATAATCGAATTCAAGATTTTCAGTTTGTAGGCCTTAGCGACAATGCCAACCCTGGTTTGCACGTTTAGTTTCTTGGAAATATCAGAGATATAATATTCTATCATTCTTTGGGAATAATTTAACTCATCAGCAATTTGTTTATTAGGCATCTCCTTTGCTATCATTTTTATAATTCTTAGTTCTGTTTGAGACATACCCCATATTTTATCTTTCATATTCTCCTCCATCCTTTTAATGTTGATGTGCAACACCGTTAGAGATATAAAGGAATTACTGATTCTACCTCCTTTCACAACTATCCTATTGAGGGTCTCAGGATCTAACAGGAAGGTGGAAAAGGGTGCATTGGGAAAATTACTACTTGAAAGAATGTATGTTCTTAATTTCAGCTTCCACTATATTTTATTCTCGTGCCTTTTTTAGAGAAACTCGCAATTAATCTCTCGGATTTATCTGATTCTTTGATATTGATGGGGAGGGAATGTAAGTGTGAGGACAAATTACATATAAAGGGAACTACTATCCTGCTTTATTATACAAAAATATACTAATATTTACAAGTTTTTTATATCATAGGAATTTATAAATAATTCTACCGTCCTACAGTGTTATCTGGTGGCTTTTAGATCAAGAATAAATCAAATTGTCGACAAATTTCTCTGGTTAGGGCAGTCGGTAGCCAAAATTATCTTTGATGGTTCATTTAGGTTTTTCTGAACAAAGGGGATAATGACACTAGGGAGAGATGAAGGGACTCGCTTCTTTATAAAAAGAGAGGTTCCAAAAGATACTCCAGCATATACAAGGGCTGTTCCAAAAACAGATCCAACCAATTTGGGACAGCCTTATGCTAGTAAATTTTTTACAGATAGATTATTTAACAATCAGAACTGAGATGGCGGAATAAAGAGTTACTGCATCTATGGCGATTTATTCAATTGGGTTAGCATTTGGGTCAGCCCCGTACTTGGACAGACCTTATTCCCTTTCTCATGGGAGATTTGCACAGCGGGGAGTCTTTGGATGCGTTACGGTCAACCGTCTCCCTTTCTTCCATTTTTACCCAAGATTTGCAGGTCTTATCGGTACATACCCAGGCCGGTACCATTTTAGATGCAGGTTTCGCTGCTGCTACCGAAGGTGTGGACGACGATGCAGCGGGTTTGGCCGGCATGGCGGGACGGCTTGGAGAGGCAGATTTCTGTCCGGATTCTATCTTGGCAGCAAGCATTCGTGCTGCTCGATCCGCCTTTTCTTCCTTGGTCAGCTTGGGTTTATTCTCCGGCCTTTCTTTTTTCTCAATTGAGCTGATGCTGAAAGAAGGGGCGGCTGCCGGTGCCGGCTTCAAATATGAATCAACGGCAGAAACAGGCTGTCGATCCAAGCTTTTGGTAACAGTATGCGTATACACGGACAGGGAAGTTACGGATGCAGCCGGTGAGACTAATTTTGGCTGATCGTGACGGGCCTTCCTTTCCGGCTGGCTGGAATTTGTACCGTAACCTGCGGTATAAACCTGTGTCCGTACCGTCTTTTTGTCTGATGCATTCCCCATTTCAGGCATAGAACGATCCTGTATGGCGGACGGTTTTTTTGCAGCTGAAGCAGGGACAGGCTGCGCCGTATTGGAAACCCTTGATCTGCGGGATTCAAAAGGCTGCAGGATGAACCGGCTTACGTGTGCCTGCTTTCCGCGGTAATATCCGGGAGAACTGATATAAAGTTCTTCTTTGGCTCTGGTTACCGCCACATAAGCCAGCCGTCTTTCTTCTTCAAGGGCAGCCGCCGCTCCATGTTCTCCCTCAAACCGGTTGTCTTTACAGCCTTCCTTTTTTAAGGAGGTGCTGTGCGGAAGTACTCTCTCTGAAACACCGATCAGGTAGACTACTGGAAATTCCAGCCCCTTGGAACGATGAATGGTCATAAGTTTTAATGCATCAGATTCATCTTCTTTTTTTAAGGATTCCATCACCATGTATTTATCTGTAATCCTGTCTACAAAACCCAGGAATTCTTCGAGCCCGGTAAAGCGTCTCGCGGATGTTTCCAGTTCATCCAGCATTTCTTTTAACGTTTCCTTGTACTGGGTATCGGGTTCCGGATCATAGGCGTCTATAAAGGCGTCGTAGAATTTGATCCTGATTTGGCGAATGGCCTCTTCCGGCTTAAAGGCCTGGAGTGATTTGATCATTTTTAGCCGTTCCATAAGTTTTTCCTTTTGATTCTCTTTCAGGTCAGGATGATCCATCAGGTGTATGAGTGGCCATTTTTTAGCTTTTTTCTTTTCTTTTTCTCTGATCCAGGAAGCGCCTTTTTCCTTTGCGATATATAAAGTGAGCAGTACACCTTCGCACGCTTTCATGTCTCTAGAATTAAGGGCAAGTCGAAGATGATTCAGAACAGGCCTTATCAGCCAATGGCGGTAAAACAAATCTGAGTTTCCATACTGGACGAAGGGAATGTCTTCCATCAACAACCGCTCGAAGAAAGCACGGCTGTAGCTGGCCGTACGGTGCAAAATCGCGATATCTCCATATTTTCGTTTGCCTTTCCCGACCTGCTGCTTTATATGTTCCAGTATTGCCTCTGCCTCATGATCGGTGGTCAGCGGAGACAGATATTGTACAGTTCCTTTTTCCCGTATTCCGGTGTAAAGAGTTTTAGGCCTTCGTTCTTCATTATGGGAAATGACCTCATTGGCTAATCCCAGAATGGAGGAGCCTGAACGGTAATTCACATCCAAAGTGATCACACGGGCAGCGGGATATTGTTGTTCAAACTGCAAGATATAGGCTTGCCGTGCACCGTTAAAAGTATAGATAGTCTGATCATCGTCTCCAACTGCCATCAGATTGCAGTCGGGTTCGGCAATCATCCGGACCAGCTGGTATTGGAGAGGGTTGGTGTCCTGAAATTCATCCACCATGATATAAGCATATTGGCGGCGAATTCGTTCTAATACTTCAGGGTGGCGGGTAAAGAGCTTGTGGGCTTCAAGCAAAATATCATCAAAATCCATTTTGCCTTCCGCCTTCTTCCAGCCTTCATACTGAAGCAATACCGGTTTCAGCTGCTGTTCCATGGAAGTTCGGGCAGGCCATTCTTCCGGAGAAAGCATAGAGGATTTCCATGCGGATAACCGGGATAGTGCAGTCTCTGGTTCCCATGCTTCCTGTAACCCGGCGATTTTCAGAAGACGCTTCATGATGAAGTGCGGTCTCCGCTGATCTGTCAGCAGGTCATCTTCACACCCTTCCTGCCTTATAACCTGAAGGAATAGAGAGTGAAACGTTCTGGCCCCTACCAGTTTGGCCTCAACTGCGGAAATTCCGGGCAGGTCTGCCAGCCGTTCCCGCATTTCTGCCGCCGCTTTAGAAGTGAAAGTAACAAGCAGAATTTGCCGGGGATCGACTTGCCGAACCTTGAGCAGATAAGCTGCCCGGCAGGTTAATACCGAAGTTTTGCCGGTTCCGGCTCCGGCTAATGTAAGCAGAGGCCCCCTATCATGTCGAACAGCCTGAATCTGCGTTTCGTTGAGAGATATCCCTGCTTTCTCTATCATTCTAAAAAATGCGGCATCCGGTTCATTAGGTGAAACAAGGTGCTTACTTGTCAGAACCGAACCGGCGGGAGCCACGGGCATAGGAAGGGCTCCAGCTCCGAACGGTTTTGTTGTAAACAATTTATGATTATTCATAGCAGTAATTACAAACTCCTTATTCAAACAGTTTATGTAGTCCAGTATTCCAGTCTACAACATTTGAGCAGATTAGGCACCCCTCTGGGGCCATGAAATCGGATTCTAAAAAAATTTTATTAAGTCGCGTAATGCGCATCTACAAGTGCAAACTGAAAAATCCTTCCGTCAGTCTATACTTTGGATGACCAGCAGTTCACCGGTCAGAAGCGATATACGGCCTGTTTCCCCGGCCATAACATTGCTGATTCCGAGCGATTGTCCAATTTGGAGAGTCGCGTGATCAAGAGGATATTTGAAGCCCTCAAGTGTTATCCCGGTAACCGATGAACTGAATGGCAGAAGAGATACATGTATGTATTTAGTTTTATGGAGGATGGCCGGGCGGTTAATCAGCCGGATTTCATTGTGAGTATCGATAATGCGGGAGGGAATGCCGTTCTCCAGCCCCTTTTTGAGCAAATGAATATTGACAATGGAATGATCCCACCGTGTACCGAGTGCCCCGAGCAGAAGGATTTCAGAAGGCTTCATGGAAATGGCGGCATCGAAGGCCATCTCCGTATCCGTCACATCTTTATCAATCGCATCACATGTAAGAACTTTTCCGCTCTTTAGCTTAATTTCCTCCAGCTCCTCAAGGCTCACAGAATCAAAATCGCCAAGGGAGAGGAAAGGGGAATAGCCCATCCGAATAAGGCGGAGAGCACCCCGGTCAGCTCCTATAAGAAGATCTTCCGGTTTAATACAATCTTGTATCCAGTCACCCGCTGCTCCTCCGGTTAGAATAACAATGCGTTGTCCGTTCATAAATGCAAATGGCTCCTCCTAACATAATGTAAG
This Paenibacillus larvae subsp. larvae DNA region includes the following protein-coding sequences:
- a CDS encoding elicitor-associated permease-like protein, whose amino-acid sequence is MNFIKYLTFKYKLNSNHRRSSAEALADKVAFFILIAVITTIVYFVIKLFPQSIQQNMNKYSLSVFAFICVISLSSSIKKYYKEYFLSPEREILLIVPIRNSQIILSRFFIIVFDVLIIGCLFMIPFVTANYFAGNIHLGIVLITIPQIVATAILSSSFAHFLFAFAYILTKGKGLKTVAYTLMTIASVGVIAIIVFLQNYKSFFLVHDYWIRGIFHVLFKYPEYLLANQINGANAGIFTLISIANMIILLFLAYSLTGYCYKKGLLSVSSRDLEKSFYISKISVALNKYVQNFFLKKDILYLIRSPKLFSVYITPVLFTSVLEIKIQFASSGVFFSIFISVFTAIITAITLSLLQTDDLDHTDLLFSIPFDIESLFKSRCILLFILSTLVSGTFVILICIAESVRWEFILFSLVQLLLMSYISSKVLVSRVIHKSNKNSAGYRYDGSLARTIFYYILVWNIPLLILFSILYGFLMHTVENNSLSIQAVIILLIAFLTVIAMIYKSTQITINKPKENHL
- a CDS encoding ABC transporter ATP-binding protein gives rise to the protein MNILRMEEVKKKYNGKYALSIDSLRIKSGTICGYLGRNGAGKSTTIKIIMGIELPDEGEVYFLNNKIDHQNPEYKKHIGYCPDYPAVFEKLTVFEHLNFIAYLYGMDNMKEIESTIHKYLEHYEMEEYENTLIKTLSRGNKQKVAIISSIIHNPKLLIYDEPTLGLDPLSMKQFKTMLNEYTQNGGTVFLSSHSLDTIEEISDTVTIIDKGRIVKNNIAVNDIRKTVTSVEDYLLSVVEK
- a CDS encoding AMEP412 family response elicitor, translated to MSAILAALKALVKKVPWNKVVSFLKWAAEFAAAAGKKTAAETAKILAFIKNNPQKVIDWFVKGYSIYEIIKMILEY
- a CDS encoding response regulator transcription factor; translation: MKDKIWGMSQTELRIIKMIAKEMPNKQIADELNYSQRMIEYYISDISKKLNVQTRVGIVAKAYKLKILNSIIAAALFVCF
- a CDS encoding UvrD-helicase domain-containing protein; translated protein: MNNHKLFTTKPFGAGALPMPVAPAGSVLTSKHLVSPNEPDAAFFRMIEKAGISLNETQIQAVRHDRGPLLTLAGAGTGKTSVLTCRAAYLLKVRQVDPRQILLVTFTSKAAAEMRERLADLPGISAVEAKLVGARTFHSLFLQVIRQEGCEDDLLTDQRRPHFIMKRLLKIAGLQEAWEPETALSRLSAWKSSMLSPEEWPARTSMEQQLKPVLLQYEGWKKAEGKMDFDDILLEAHKLFTRHPEVLERIRRQYAYIMVDEFQDTNPLQYQLVRMIAEPDCNLMAVGDDDQTIYTFNGARQAYILQFEQQYPAARVITLDVNYRSGSSILGLANEVISHNEERRPKTLYTGIREKGTVQYLSPLTTDHEAEAILEHIKQQVGKGKRKYGDIAILHRTASYSRAFFERLLMEDIPFVQYGNSDLFYRHWLIRPVLNHLRLALNSRDMKACEGVLLTLYIAKEKGASWIREKEKKKAKKWPLIHLMDHPDLKENQKEKLMERLKMIKSLQAFKPEEAIRQIRIKFYDAFIDAYDPEPDTQYKETLKEMLDELETSARRFTGLEEFLGFVDRITDKYMVMESLKKEDESDALKLMTIHRSKGLEFPVVYLIGVSERVLPHSTSLKKEGCKDNRFEGEHGAAAALEEERRLAYVAVTRAKEELYISSPGYYRGKQAHVSRFILQPFESRRSRVSNTAQPVPASAAKKPSAIQDRSMPEMGNASDKKTVRTQVYTAGYGTNSSQPERKARHDQPKLVSPAASVTSLSVYTHTVTKSLDRQPVSAVDSYLKPAPAAAPSFSISSIEKKERPENKPKLTKEEKADRAARMLAAKIESGQKSASPSRPAMPAKPAASSSTPSVAAAKPASKMVPAWVCTDKTCKSWVKMEERETVDRNASKDSPLCKSPMRKGIRSVQVRG
- a CDS encoding thiamine diphosphokinase — encoded protein: MNGQRIVILTGGAAGDWIQDCIKPEDLLIGADRGALRLIRMGYSPFLSLGDFDSVSLEELEEIKLKSGKVLTCDAIDKDVTDTEMAFDAAISMKPSEILLLGALGTRWDHSIVNIHLLKKGLENGIPSRIIDTHNEIRLINRPAILHKTKYIHVSLLPFSSSVTGITLEGFKYPLDHATLQIGQSLGISNVMAGETGRISLLTGELLVIQSID